One window of the Ictidomys tridecemlineatus isolate mIctTri1 chromosome 11, mIctTri1.hap1, whole genome shotgun sequence genome contains the following:
- the LOC144368714 gene encoding rho GTPase-activating protein 29-like, whose amino-acid sequence MELANIIQHFNQEQDTKRDNSEDNTSPNMCMEINQIILKTKDLLRKLPPSNFNTLRYLIIHLKRVVDHSEENLMNSKNLGVVFGPCVMRPRPTTTPGTISSSIAAYANQALLVEFLITNAQMIFDGSLEPQNAPSSTDVVAPCGDKIPPSKQDIHTADIEINYELATSFEESECKQNALEKWDACLIDHKELESSSQKMDNMCKTMKPLSLKSDVTTNDIQRPMPSPKIRCCCLPVDRFHLASSPNEKNSRNVGIVNSDKFGQNLTFGGLNRKDTPTSLGSQINGFDQQIPQKTQGQQCEPKNLTGTSAVIVPSVLQEKVTMSIKVSGDHFIGATQPNTPASAVREAPVRLSSHSHSLAPARAPRILQPHLGTTFYKPPTPTSKVRGTEERPASPSAAVPPSTALPPLSHVEKSVPEADSTSAYALKPAAEPKENSEEIGLPDLNPMCQGLRLKQMEELQDLEFEMPQFV is encoded by the exons ATGGAGCTTGCAAATATCATCCAACATTTTAACCAAGAGCAGGACACCAAAAGGGACAACTCTGAAGACAACACATCTCCAAATATGTGTATGGAAATCAACCAAATTATTCTCAAAACCAAGGACCTTCTAAGAAAATTGCCACCGTCCAATTTTAACACTCTACGTTACCTTATCATCCATCTTAAGAG GGTTGTAGACCACTCCGAAGAAAACCtgatgaactcaaaaaacttgggGGTGGTATTTGGACCCTGTGTGATGAGGCCCAGGCCTACAACCACTCCTGGTACCATCTCCTCCTCTATTGCTGCATATGCCAATCAGGCCCTGTTAGTAGAGTTTCTAATTACCAATGCACAGATGATCTTCGATGGGTCCTTAGAGCCACAAAATGCTCCATCCAGTACTGATGTTGTTGCACCTTGTGGGGATAAAATCCCTCCTTCCAAACAG GATATCCACACTGCAGATATTGAAATTAATTATGAATTGGCTACATCATTTGAGGAATCAGAATGCAAGCAAAATGCATTGGAAAAATGGGATGCATGTCTCATTG ATCACAAAGAACTTGAATCATCATCACAAAAGATGGACAATATGTGTAAAACCATGAAACCACTTAGTCTGAAATCTGATGTGACAACAAATGATATACAGAGGCCTATGCCAAGCCCCAAGATCAGATGTTGCTGTTTGCCTGTAGATAGGTTCCATCTTGCAAGCTCCCCTaatgagaaaaacagcagaaatgtGGGAATTGTCAATTCAGACAAGTTTGGCCAGAATCTTACCTTTGGAGGACTTAATAGAAAAGATACCCCTACTAGTTTGGGCTCCCAAATTAATGGTTTTGATCAGCAGATTCCACAAAAAACTCAGGGACAACAATGTGAACCAAAGAACTTAACTGGCACGAGTGCAGTGATTGTGCCAAGTGTACTCCAGGAAAAAGTGACAATGAGCATTAAGGTTAGTGGTGACCATTTTATCGGTGCCACACAGCCCAACACGCCAGCCAGTGCAGTAAGAGAGGCACCAGTGAGACTGTCCTCTCATTCTCACAGTCTTGCTCCTGCAAGAGCACCCAGAATACTGCAGCCCCATCTTGGGACAACATTTTACAAACCACCCACCCCGACCAGCAAAGTCAGGGGGACTGAGGAGAGACCAGCTTCACCTTCAGCAGCAGTGCCTCCTAGCACAGCTCTTCCTCCCCTGAGTCATGTGGAGAAATCTGTCCCAGAGGCAGACAGCACATCCGCTTATGCTTTGAAGCCAGCTGCTGAGCCTAAAGAGAACTCTGAGGAGATCGGCCTACCTGACCTGAATCCAATGTGCCAGGGACTCAGGCTCAAACAAATGGAAGAGTTACAAGACCTTGAATTTGAAATGCCACAGTTTGTGTAG